The following is a genomic window from Bacteroidales bacterium.
TGCCCGGGGAACATATACATAAAAGCCAGGAAACCGGCAACATACACTACGATCGTCATATAAAGCTGCTGCAATAAAAATTGTTGCAAAGGTTTCGGCATATCATTTGAATTTAATAAAATCTTTAATGGCATAATATATACCCAGAACAACCCCCAGGATTACACCAAGAAGGGTAAACAGCGGAAAGTTGATTCCGGAAACCCATTCATCCAGTTTCATCCCCCCGTATAATCCCAATAAAATGATAACCATCATCTGGAAACCCAGCGCGGAATATCGGGCATATTCTCTAAGAGGATTTGAATCCTTTCTGGTCTCCCTTTTGGTCTCCTTTTGTTTGTTCCTGTTGTTTTTCCGCCCGTTTTCCTGATTTTCCTGACTGGACATTCTTTATTGCATCCTCATTCATATTACAATT
Proteins encoded in this region:
- a CDS encoding AtpZ/AtpI family protein, with amino-acid sequence MMVIILLGLYGGMKLDEWVSGINFPLFTLLGVILGVVLGIYYAIKDFIKFK